A window from Triticum aestivum cultivar Chinese Spring chromosome 6D, IWGSC CS RefSeq v2.1, whole genome shotgun sequence encodes these proteins:
- the LOC123141446 gene encoding tyrosine N-monooxygenase-like yields the protein MLACCCFVSQLLIVITLIHLAMTKSKVRSGTCASAMVPLPLPPGPWSWPLVGSLPEMMLNKPAFRWIHRVMKDMGTDIACFRLGGVHVIPITCPKIAREVLKKQDKNFLSRPLTFASDAISCGYKDAVLTPVGDQWMKMRKVLTSEIICPSRHKWLHDKRADEADNLTRYIYNLTAVGSSSTLGLANINVRHVTQHYCGNVIRRLAFGQRYFEEPQPDGGPGPMEVEHMDASFTLLGLLFSFCVSDYLSCLLGLDLDGHEKIIKEANTKVDRLHNMVIEERWRQWNNGERQDGVQDFLDILITLVDGDGKPLLSIDEVKAQCKDIILAAIDNPSNAVEWALAEMVNSPELLAKAVEEMDQVVGRERLVQESDIMQLNYLKACIREAFRLHPIAPFNVPHVAIADTIVAGYRVPKGSHVILSRLALGQNPTVWDEPLHFKPERHMGDNINVVLTESELRFISFSTGRRGCIAASLGTTMSVMLFGRLLHGFTWTKPAGVPAINLRESKHDLFIEKPLVLHAEPRLAAHLYPLMHR from the exons ATGCTGGCTTGCTGCTGCTTTGTGTCCCAGTTGCTCATCGTAATAACGCTCATACACCTTGCCATGACCAAGAGCAAGGTCCGCAGTGGCACGTGCGCATCGGCGATGGTCCCGCTTCCACTTCCGCCGGGACCATGGTCGTGGCCACTGGTAGGTAGCCTGCCCGAGATGATGCTCAATAAGCCGGCGTTCCGTTGGATCCATCGCGTGATGAAGGATATGGGCACCGACATCGCTTGCTTCCGCCTCGGCGGTGTCCACGTCATCCCGATCACATGTCCCAAGATCGCAAGGGAGGTGCTCAAGAAGCAGGACAAGAACTTCTTGTCCCGCCCACTCACCTTCGCCTCCGACGCCATCAGCTGCGGTTACAAGGACGCCGTGCTCACGCCGGTCGGCGACCAGTGGATGAAGATGCGCAAGGTGCTCACCTCTGAGATCATCTGCCCCTCCCGCCACAAGTGGCTCCATGACAAGCGCGCCGACGAAGCTGACAACTTGACGCGCTACATCTACAACCTCACCGCCGTGGGGTCATCTTCAACGTTGGGACTAGCCAACATCAATGTCAGGCACGTCACGCAACATTACTGCGGCAACGTCATCCGCCGGCTTGCCTTCGGCCAACGGTACTTCGAGGAGCCTCAGCCGGACGGCGGGCCGGGGCCGATGGAGGTGGAGCACATGGACGCTTCCTTCACCCTCCTAGGGCTCCTCTTCTCGTTCTGTGTCAGCGACTACCTCTCGTGTCTACTTGGCCTAGACCTCGACGGCCATGAGAAAATTATTAAGGAGGCCAACACAAAAGTGGATAGACTGCACAACATGGTCATTGAAGAGCGTTGGAGGCAGTGGAACAACGGCGAGAGGCAGGACGGGGTCCAGGACTTCCTTGACATTCTCATCACGCTCGTCGATGGTGACGGCAAGCCGTTGCTCAGCATCGATGAGGTCAAAGCACAGTGCAAG GACATAATATTAGCGGCCATAGATAACCCGTCAAACGCAGTGGAGTGGGCGCTGGCGGAGATGGTGAACAGCCCAGAATTGCTGGCCAAAGCGGTGGAGGAGATGGACCAGGTGGTCGGTCGCGAGCGACTGGTGCAAGAGTCGGACATCATGCAGCTCAACTATCTCAAGGCGTGCATACGTGAGGCATTTCGCCTCCACCCAATTGCTCCCTTCAACGTGCCGCACGTCGCAATTGCCGACACCATTGTTGCGGGCTACCGCGTGCCCAAGGGTAGCCACGTCATCCTCAGCCGACTGGCCCTGGGCCAGAACCCCACCGTCTGGGATGAACCACTCCACTTCAAGCCAGAGCGCCATATGGGAGACAACATCAATGTGGTGCTTACCGAGAGCGAATTGCGGTTCATCTCCTTTAGCACCGGACGGCGGGGATGCATCGCAGCATCACTAGGAACAACGATGAGTGTCATGCTCTTCGGCAGGCTCCTGCATGGCTTCACCTGGACCAAACCGGCTGGGGTGCCGGCCATCAATCTCCGCGAGTCCAAGCACGACCTCTTCATAGAGAAACCGCTAGTGCTACATGCTGAGCCACGTCTTGCAGCGCACCTCTACCCTCTTATGCACCGTTGA
- the LOC123143494 gene encoding probable adenylate kinase 5, chloroplastic: protein MAASSPAATATTTPPLAGPAIHRGPAAARLLSGSLSRRSPPASTAQAVSSSAAPKPRGLLLPCRAAEGAAPARAEAPLKVMISGAPASGKGTQCRMIVEKYGLVHISTGDLLRAEVSSGTDIGKKAKEYMDNGMLVPDQVVTDMVVSRLSQPDVRERGWLLDGYPRSYAQAQSLESMKIRPDIFILLEVPDDNLIDRCVGRRLDPVTGKIYHVKNFPPENEEISARLTTRSDDTFEKVKSRLETYKQNSEAVIPTYSDLLNQIDGNRPVEVIFHEIESMLQKICTNASEKKLAKANGKPPDTTASKKEWRGIPTRLNNIPHSREIRKYFYDDVIQATKRAIEDKKTRLQIDINIPELNPEMDVYRIGTLMELVRDLSLTFADDGKRVKVCVQGSMGQGAFAGIPLQLAGTRKILEFMDWGDYGAMGAFINIGAVGASEVDKEDDMFVLIAPQNAVGNCIIDDMRAMTDAAGDRPVILVNPRLKDMPASSGVMQTMGRDVRLQYAASFETCYSFRLLFYAGTFYPIMGALRMAYPNKYEIFRRVDEPNGEKYDLLAEFTGNPTADDITNAFVGPKKKKENAPSGFWGFLSGIL, encoded by the exons ATGGCGGCATCCTCCCCGGCGGCCACGGCCACGACGACCCCTCCTCTCGCCGGGCCGGCGATCCaccgcggccccgccgccgcccgcctcctctcgGGGTCGCTCTCCCGCCGCTCGCCCCCGGCATCCACCGCCCAGGCTGTCTCCTCCTCCGCCGCTCCCAAGCCCAGG GGCTTGCTCCTGCCATGCCGGGCAGCGgagggggcggcgccggcgcgggcggaggcgcCACTGAAGGTGATGATCTCCGGGGCGCCCGCGTCGGGAAAGGGGACGCAGTGCCGCATGATTGTCGAGAAG TACGGTTTGGTTCATATATCAACTGGGGATCTTCTACGGGCTGAAGTATCTTCTGGCACAGATATAGGCAAGAAAGCAAAAGAATATATGGACAATGGCATGCTTGTCCCGGATCAAGTTGTGACAGAT ATGGTTGTATCACGACTATCACAGCCTGACGTGCGAGAAAGAGGGTGGCTTCTTGATGGTTACCCAAGGAGTTATGCTCAAGCACAAAGTCTTGAAAGTATGAAAATAAGACCAGATATATTCATTTTACTGGAA GTTCCTGATGACAATCTAATCGATAGATGTGTTGGAAGAAGACTGGATCCTGTGACGGGCAAAATTTACCATGTAAAGAACTTCCCCCCAGAGAATGAGGAGATATCTGCCAGGCTTACTACACGCTCTGATGATACATTTGAAAAG GTTAAATCACGCCTTGAGACTTACAAACAAAATTCTGAAGCTGTTATTCCGACATACTCAGATTTGCTTAACCAG ATTGATGGAAATCGCCCAGTGGAAGTCATTTTTCATGAAATAGAGTCCATGTTACAGAAGATTTGTACGAATGCTTCAGAAAAAAAGTTGGCCAAGGCAAACG GAAAACCACCAGACACAACAGCTTCGAAAAAG GAGTGGCGTGGAATTCCAACGAGATTAAATAACATTCCACACTCCAGAGAGATCAGGAAATACTTTTACGACGATGTGATACAAGCTACAAAGCGTGCTATTGAAGATAAAAAGACTCGGTTGCAG ATAGATATCAATATTCCGGAGCTTAATCCCGAAATG GATGTTTATCGTATAGGAACCCTCATGGAACTTGTAAGAGATTTATCTCTTACCTTTGCTGATGACGGAAAGCGTGTCAAG GTCTGTGTTCAAGGCTCCATGGGGCAAGGCGCATTTGCTGGTATTCCACTTCAGCTTGCTGGAACCAGAAAAATATTGGAATTCATGGACTGGGGTGACTATGGAGCAATGGGCGCCTTCATCAATATTGGAGCAGTAG GTGCTAGTGAGGTTGATAAAGAAGATGACATGTTTGTTCTCATTGCTCCCCAGAATGCTGTTGGAAACTGCATAATTGAT GATATGAGAGCTATGACTGATGCTGCTGGTGACAGACCTGTGATTCTTGTAAATCCTCGCCTGAAG GATATGCCTGCATCAAGTGGCGTAATGCAA ACAATGGGAAGAGATGTGAGGCTTCAGTATGCTGCATCATTTGAGACTTGTTATTCTTTCCGGCTTCTCTTCTATGCTGGTACATTTTATCCTATCATGGGCGCTTTAAG GATGGCTTATCCTAATAAATACGAGATTTTTCGAAGGGTTGATGAACCTAATGGAGAAAAATATGATTTGCTAGCTGAATTCACCGGGAATCCAACGGCTGATGACATCACCAATGCCTTTGTAGGACCAAAAAA gaaaaaggaaaatgCGCCCTCTGGATTCTG GGGTTTCTTGAGCGGTATATTGTAA